Proteins encoded in a region of the Aptenodytes patagonicus chromosome Z, bAptPat1.pri.cur, whole genome shotgun sequence genome:
- the RUSC2 gene encoding AP-4 complex accessory subunit RUSC2 isoform X1 has protein sequence MDSPPKLTGETLIVHHIPLVHCQVPDRQCCSVSKRTNPFCQPELSITRTSALPDRDLSQTDSLVYSSFLQTSETSAEASDNKEGKARDLIVPSVSKRHNPFLLSEGEDLSIFGDDLGQKSFHLHNSLVAGKPPFHLHELALPPFHLHDSNHIVKSWNMASRSGVVDGQEDKISSDDVQKRNNANRCHQASERMELDECSCHRGSSSSFSFDGGDQEWNQNTGESLRNQDALHSRTCSCSSSELQHCRCYSSSSQSEVIDQQMGYISDSSCNSSDGVLVNFSALYNKMNGHSRSNLNSANLSCDSSFCSHSDTGAFYLDLHSSPTESKMSCESHHPETSGKVCGCQHSSSSPVLDANCNSYHLHCEPCTSESSDLTACFQSQARLVVATQNYYKLVTCDLSSQSSPSPVGSSITSCSEDHTKGSPAQPTEYYLFRRPDLRQEESNVECSEEEAKGEATQNTIEGQVYVNVSPPNLNTSRQRSRSYDQNLDRSPSSRLGSLERMVSCPVKLSESPAIPIQSSPPKRVTSFAELAKGRKKNSTSPPLRSSGDSSLEFSPIPETQRDCPAFLEERARRSQSLPPMPFVHGLNQSCEGFCLNHAFGDSQALCSTKDSVSSEKVPSGHGAGEQASLSLLMEADASFSGGSASGHGQRDVRARADGGGTDSKPVVRYSKDQRPTTLPIQPFVFQHHFSKPSKARALHSHFASSLSQLYSLSSNRPASQQISSNSQSSASATSAEQSAGVGSQAHSTLLTQRSVDGAASRNDGCIKKPAPETTRPSPLGSYSPVRCNVPFFQSVDSSSSPTKERAGESQPPRSRSCPISASLLSTRSSPAVSAMQPSQATKADALRQKENPKPVPKKEAPLEPSPLLSEYRLRSGSLPPLSVGSVPVSRVGGRADPHWRSGSETSSSGPLSSMGIRPLNANHLSPQALKWREYRRRNPLGLDRVSGLPGLAGSLDRRQQEPRLNRGNPIFELPGTLNSSHFHCKLNGQSMRQLQLTYTDFFPDYFSLAEKPPAEFCLSPDGNTESISIDLLQKKGLVKAINTAVDLIVAHFGTSRDPGVKAKLGNSSVSPNVGHLILKYLCPAVRDVLSDGLKAYVLDMIIGQRRNIPWSVVEASTQLGPSTKLLHSLYSKISQYTELTNHTMRFNAFIFGLLNIRSLEFWFNHLYNHEDIILAHYQPVGFLCLSHSVCQPLFEELLLLLQPLSLLPFNLDLLFEHHLMQMGKEQQQQKELLRVKQDLLLSAHSTLQLMRTRGSSEDPDGCSTAPEACKVGARDGDISPGHSPQQAASERVKGVGASCGDGDREEERRRMRESTWEGRKDKQAGWWYQLMQSSQIYIEGSAEGSKFIHYEKKKKALNTVPRLAETRKAPPPREGVVEGAEACPIAEGTLEERPKAASKPSPQAVEEPLEKPQQVPVSEEVKERSWPFWMGSPPDSVLTELKRSKEKETGTQQRVGAAAAAPQEESSTSASEGSQPIKWGHLFGSRKVQKEPKQPNRLPSGWLSLDKSVFQLVAQTVGASMWREAAHEPEPPRPEPSEVPPAARPARGLSPHPPCEVKALCHHIATEAGQLSFNKGDILQVISKVDGDWLQCSLGSEKGLVPIMYVTHPEDEDY, from the exons ATGGATAGTCCACCCAAACTGACTGGTGAGACGCTGATTGTCCATCACATTCCCCTGGTGCATTGCCAGGTCCCTGATAGACAGTGCTGCTCCGTGAGCAAAAGGACCAACCCCTTCTGCCAGCCAGAGCTCAGCATTACACGGACCTCTGCCCTTCCAGACAGAGACCTTTCACAGACTGACTCCTTGGTGTACAGCAGCTTTCTCCAGACCTCCGAAACCTCAGCAGAGGCCTCAGATAACAAAGAAGGCAAAGCAAGGGATTTGATTGTCCCTAGTGTCAGTAAGCGACACAACCCTTTCCTGCTGAGTGAGGGTGAAGACCTCAGCATCTTTGGGGATGACTTGGGTCAAAAATCTTTTCACCTTCACAACTCACTTGTGGCTGGCAAACCTCCCTTTCATCTGCATGAGCTGGCCTTGCCCCCTTTCCACCTCCACGACTCTAACCACATTGTGAAATCCTGGAACATGGCCAGCCGGTCCGGTGTGGTAGATGGGCAAGAGGACAAAATCAGCagtgacgatgtccagaagaggaACAATGCAAACCGGTGCCACCAGGCCTCAGAACGCATGGAGCTGGATGAATGCAGTTGCCATCGCggcagctcctccagcttctCCTTTGATGGTGGTGACCAGGAGTGGAACCAGAACACGGGTGAATCACTGAGGAATCAGGATGCCCTACACAGCCGGACGTGCAGCTGTTCCAGCTCGGAGCTCCAGCACTGTCGCTGCTACAGTTCATCAAGTCAGTCTGAAGTGATTGACCAACAGATGGGCTATATCAGTGACTCCTCCTGCAACAGCTCCGATGGGGTGCTGGTGAACTTCAGTGCTCTCTACAACAAAATGAATGGCCATTCCCGATCTAACCTGAATTCAGCCAACCTGTCCTGTGACTCTTCCttctgcagccactcagacacAGGAGCTTTTTACCTGGATTTGCATTCATCACCCACAGAATCCAAGATGTCTTGCGAGTCACATCACCCAGAGACTTCAGGGAAGGTGTGTGGGTGTCaacactcctcctcctcacctgtCCTTGATGCTAACTGCAACTCCTACCACCTCCACTGTGAGCCTTGCACTTCGGAGAGCTCAGACCTCACTGCCTGCTTCCAGAGCCAAGCACGGCTCGTTGTGGCTACTCAGAATTATTATAAGTTAGTCACGTGTGACTTGTCTTCCCAGTCATCCCCCAGCCCAGTAGGATCTTCCATAACTAGCTGCTCGGAAGACCATACCAAAGgtagcccagcccagcccactGAATACTATCTTTTTAGAAGGCCTGACCTGAGACAAGAAGAAAGCAACGTGGAGTGCAGTGAAGAGGAGGCAAAGGGAGAAGCCACCCAGAACACGATTGAGGGTCAGGTCTATGTGAATGTGTCACCACCTAACCTCAATACAAGCCGGCAGCGCTCCAGGAGCTATGATCAGAACCTGGACAGGAgtcccagcagcaggctgggctccTTGGAGCGCATGGTGAGCTGTCCGGTCAAGCTGAGTGAAAGTCCAGCAATACCCATCCAGAGTTCCCCCCCAAAGCGAGTGACATCTTTTGCTGAACTGGctaaaggcaggaaaaagaacAGCACCTCCCCACCACTCCGGTCCAGTGGTGATTCGTCCTTGGAGTTCTCCCCTATCCCCGAGACACAGCGGGATTGCCCAGCCTTCCTTGAAGAAAGAGCTCGCCGCAGCCAGAGTCTTCCACCCATGCCCTTCGTCCATGGCCTGAACCAGAGCTGCGAGGGCTTCTGTTTAAATCATGCTTTTGGGGACAGCCAGGCTTTGTGTTCCACCAAAGACTCGGTCTCCAGTGAGAAGGTCCCCAGTGGGCATGGGGCAGGTGAGCAagcctctctctccctgctgatGGAGGCAGATGCCAGCTTCTCAGGTGGCTCTGCCAGTGGCCACGGACAAAGAGATGTTAGAGCCCGAGCAGACG GTGGTGGCACAGACAGCAAGCCTGTGGTACGCTACAGCAAGGACCAGCGTCCCACAACTCTGCCCATCCAGCCCTTTGTTTTCCAGCACCATTTCAGCAAACCATCCAAGGCCCGTGCTCTGCACAGCCATTTTGCCTCCAGCCTTTCCCAACTCTACAGCTTGTCCAGCAACCGGCCTGCCAGCCAGCAGATCTCCTCCAATTCCCAGTCCTCAGCCTCGGCCACCTCGGCAGAGCAGTCGGCGGGGGTGGGGAGCCAAGCCCACAGCACACTCCTGACCCAGCGCTCAGTGGATGGAGCTGCCTCCCGCAATGATGGCTGCATTAAGAAGCCTGCCCCTGAGACAACCCGGCCATCCCCTCTGGGGAGTTACTCTCCTGTGCGATGCAACGTGCCTTTCTTTCAAAGCGTGGACTCCTCTTCCTCGCCCACAAAGGAGAGGGCTGGAGAGAGCCAGCCCCCCAGGAGCAGGTCCTGCCCCATCTCCGCCAGCCTGCTTTCCACAAGGTCTTCCCCTGCTGTCAGTGCCATGCAGCCCTCCCAAGCCACCAAAGCTGATGCCCTGAGGCAAAAGGAGAACCCCAAGCCAGTTCCCAAGAAGGAGGCACCACTGGAGCCAAGCCCACTGCTCTCCGAGTACCGACTCCGCAGTGGGTCCCTCCCACCCCTCTCGGTGGGCAGTGTGCCCGTGAGCAGAGTGGGGGGCCGTGCAGATCCCCACTGGAGAAGTGGCAGTGAGACCAGCAGCTCTGGTCCCCTGAGCAGCATGGGAATACGGCCCCTCAATG CGAACCACCTCTCCCCCCAAGCGCTGAAGTGGCGGGAGTACAGGCGGAGGAACCCCCTGGGTCTGGACCGCGTTTCAGGGCTGCCCGGCTTAGCAGGCAGCCTAGACAGGAGGCAGCAAGAGCCTCGGCTGAACCGGGGGAACCCCATCTTTGAGCTCCCTGGCACTCTCAACAGCAGCCATTTCCACTGCAAGCTGAACG GACAGTCTATGAGGCAACTCCAGCTTACCTACACTGACTTCTTCCCTGACTACTTCTCACTAGCAGAGAAACCCCCCGCTGAGTTCTGCCTCTCCCCAGATGGCAACACAGAGTCCATCTCCATCGACTTGCTGCAGAAGAAGG GTCTGGTGAAGGCAATCAACACTGCTGTTGACCTGATTGTGGCTCACTTTGGAACCAGCAGGGATCCAGGGGTGAAG GCCAAACTTGGGAACAGCTCCGTGAGCCCCAACGTGGGGCATCTCATCCTGAAATACCTGTGCCCTGCTGTCCGGGACGTTCTGAGTGACGGGCTCAAGGCTTACGTCCTGGACATGATCATTGGCCAGAGGAGGAACATCCCCTGGAGCGTGGTGGAGGCATCCACCCAGCTAG GCCCCTCTACCAAGTTGCTGCACAGCCTCTATAGCAAGATCAGCCAGTACACGGAGCTCACCAACCACACCATGAGGTTCAACGCATTCATCTTTGGCCTCCTCAA TATCCGGTCCTTGGAGTTCTGGTTCAACCACCTCTACAACCATGAAG ATATCATCCTGGCACACTACCAGCCAGTGGGCTTCTTGTGCCTGTCTCACAGCGTGTGCCAGCCTCTTTTCGAggagctcctgctcctgctccagcctctctccctgctgcccttCAACCTAGACCTCCTTTTCGAGCACCACCTGATGCAGAtggggaaagagcagcagcagcagaaggagctgctgcgtgtgaagcaggacctgctgctttctgcacacTCCACCCTGCAGCTGATGCGGACGCGGGGCAGCAGTGAGGATCCCGATGGCTGCAGCACCGCCCCTGAAGCATGCAAAGTGGGTGCCAGAGATGGTGACATCTCACCAGGCCACAGCCCCCAGCAAGCTGCAAGTGAGAGGGTCAAAGGGGTGGGGGCCTCCTGTGGAGATGGTGACAGGGAGGAAGAGCGGAGGAGGATGCGAGAGAGCAcgtgggaggggaggaaggacaAGCAGGCGGGCTGGTGGTACCAGCTCATGCAGAGCTCTCAGATATACATCGAGGGCTCAGCTGAAGGCTCAAAGTTCATCCACtatgagaagaagaagaaggcTTTGAATACTGTGCCCAGGTTAGCAGAGACCCGCAAGGCACCACCCCCCCGCGAAGGGGTGGTGGAGGGTGCAGAGGCTTGCCCCATTGCTGAGGGCACCTTGGAGGAGAGGCCCAAGGCTGCCAGCAAGCCAAGTCCTCAAGCCGTGGAAGAGCCCTTGGAAAAGCCCCAGCAGGTACCGGTCAGTGAAGAGGTGAAGGAACGGAGCTGGCCCTTCTGGATGGGCAGCCCCCCAGATTCAGTGCTTACAGAGCTGAAGCGCAGCAAGGAGAAGGAGACTGGGACTCAGCAAAgagtgggagcagcagcagcagccccccaagAGGAAAGCAGCACCAGTGCATCAGAGGGCAGCCAGCCCATCAAGTGGGGACACTTGTTTGGGTCCAGGAAGGTGCAAAAAGAGCCCAAGCAGCCTAACAG GTTGCCctctggctggctgagcttggaCAAGTCCGTGTTCCAGCTGGTGGCCCAGACGGTCGGGGCAAGCATGTGGCGAGAAGCAGCCCATGAGCCGGAGCCCCCCCGGCCAGAGCCATCTGAAGTGCCCCCCGCGGCACGGCCGGCCCGGGGGTTGTCTCCCCACCCTCCCTG tgAGGTGAAAGCTCTTTGCCATCACATTGCCACCGAGGCGGGACAGCTGAGCTTCAACAAGGGGGACATCCTGCAGGTCATCTCCAAGGTGGATGGTGACTGGCTACAGTGCAGCCTCGGCTCCGAGAAGGGACTGGTGCCCATCATGTACGTCACCCACCCAGAGGACGAGGACTATTGA
- the RUSC2 gene encoding AP-4 complex accessory subunit RUSC2 isoform X2 has translation MDSPPKLTGETLIVHHIPLVHCQVPDRQCCSVSKRTNPFCQPELSITRTSALPDRDLSQTDSLVYSSFLQTSETSAEASDNKEGKARDLIVPSVSKRHNPFLLSEGEDLSIFGDDLGQKSFHLHNSLVAGKPPFHLHELALPPFHLHDSNHIVKSWNMASRSGVVDGQEDKISSDDVQKRNNANRCHQASERMELDECSCHRGSSSSFSFDGGDQEWNQNTGESLRNQDALHSRTCSCSSSELQHCRCYSSSSQSEVIDQQMGYISDSSCNSSDGVLVNFSALYNKMNGHSRSNLNSANLSCDSSFCSHSDTGAFYLDLHSSPTESKMSCESHHPETSGKVCGCQHSSSSPVLDANCNSYHLHCEPCTSESSDLTACFQSQARLVVATQNYYKLVTCDLSSQSSPSPVGSSITSCSEDHTKGSPAQPTEYYLFRRPDLRQEESNVECSEEEAKGEATQNTIEGQVYVNVSPPNLNTSRQRSRSYDQNLDRSPSSRLGSLERMVSCPVKLSESPAIPIQSSPPKRVTSFAELAKGRKKNSTSPPLRSSGDSSLEFSPIPETQRDCPAFLEERARRSQSLPPMPFVHGLNQSCEGFCLNHAFGDSQALCSTKDSVSSEKVPSGHGAGGGTDSKPVVRYSKDQRPTTLPIQPFVFQHHFSKPSKARALHSHFASSLSQLYSLSSNRPASQQISSNSQSSASATSAEQSAGVGSQAHSTLLTQRSVDGAASRNDGCIKKPAPETTRPSPLGSYSPVRCNVPFFQSVDSSSSPTKERAGESQPPRSRSCPISASLLSTRSSPAVSAMQPSQATKADALRQKENPKPVPKKEAPLEPSPLLSEYRLRSGSLPPLSVGSVPVSRVGGRADPHWRSGSETSSSGPLSSMGIRPLNANHLSPQALKWREYRRRNPLGLDRVSGLPGLAGSLDRRQQEPRLNRGNPIFELPGTLNSSHFHCKLNGQSMRQLQLTYTDFFPDYFSLAEKPPAEFCLSPDGNTESISIDLLQKKGLVKAINTAVDLIVAHFGTSRDPGVKAKLGNSSVSPNVGHLILKYLCPAVRDVLSDGLKAYVLDMIIGQRRNIPWSVVEASTQLGPSTKLLHSLYSKISQYTELTNHTMRFNAFIFGLLNIRSLEFWFNHLYNHEDIILAHYQPVGFLCLSHSVCQPLFEELLLLLQPLSLLPFNLDLLFEHHLMQMGKEQQQQKELLRVKQDLLLSAHSTLQLMRTRGSSEDPDGCSTAPEACKVGARDGDISPGHSPQQAASERVKGVGASCGDGDREEERRRMRESTWEGRKDKQAGWWYQLMQSSQIYIEGSAEGSKFIHYEKKKKALNTVPRLAETRKAPPPREGVVEGAEACPIAEGTLEERPKAASKPSPQAVEEPLEKPQQVPVSEEVKERSWPFWMGSPPDSVLTELKRSKEKETGTQQRVGAAAAAPQEESSTSASEGSQPIKWGHLFGSRKVQKEPKQPNRLPSGWLSLDKSVFQLVAQTVGASMWREAAHEPEPPRPEPSEVPPAARPARGLSPHPPCEVKALCHHIATEAGQLSFNKGDILQVISKVDGDWLQCSLGSEKGLVPIMYVTHPEDEDY, from the exons ATGGATAGTCCACCCAAACTGACTGGTGAGACGCTGATTGTCCATCACATTCCCCTGGTGCATTGCCAGGTCCCTGATAGACAGTGCTGCTCCGTGAGCAAAAGGACCAACCCCTTCTGCCAGCCAGAGCTCAGCATTACACGGACCTCTGCCCTTCCAGACAGAGACCTTTCACAGACTGACTCCTTGGTGTACAGCAGCTTTCTCCAGACCTCCGAAACCTCAGCAGAGGCCTCAGATAACAAAGAAGGCAAAGCAAGGGATTTGATTGTCCCTAGTGTCAGTAAGCGACACAACCCTTTCCTGCTGAGTGAGGGTGAAGACCTCAGCATCTTTGGGGATGACTTGGGTCAAAAATCTTTTCACCTTCACAACTCACTTGTGGCTGGCAAACCTCCCTTTCATCTGCATGAGCTGGCCTTGCCCCCTTTCCACCTCCACGACTCTAACCACATTGTGAAATCCTGGAACATGGCCAGCCGGTCCGGTGTGGTAGATGGGCAAGAGGACAAAATCAGCagtgacgatgtccagaagaggaACAATGCAAACCGGTGCCACCAGGCCTCAGAACGCATGGAGCTGGATGAATGCAGTTGCCATCGCggcagctcctccagcttctCCTTTGATGGTGGTGACCAGGAGTGGAACCAGAACACGGGTGAATCACTGAGGAATCAGGATGCCCTACACAGCCGGACGTGCAGCTGTTCCAGCTCGGAGCTCCAGCACTGTCGCTGCTACAGTTCATCAAGTCAGTCTGAAGTGATTGACCAACAGATGGGCTATATCAGTGACTCCTCCTGCAACAGCTCCGATGGGGTGCTGGTGAACTTCAGTGCTCTCTACAACAAAATGAATGGCCATTCCCGATCTAACCTGAATTCAGCCAACCTGTCCTGTGACTCTTCCttctgcagccactcagacacAGGAGCTTTTTACCTGGATTTGCATTCATCACCCACAGAATCCAAGATGTCTTGCGAGTCACATCACCCAGAGACTTCAGGGAAGGTGTGTGGGTGTCaacactcctcctcctcacctgtCCTTGATGCTAACTGCAACTCCTACCACCTCCACTGTGAGCCTTGCACTTCGGAGAGCTCAGACCTCACTGCCTGCTTCCAGAGCCAAGCACGGCTCGTTGTGGCTACTCAGAATTATTATAAGTTAGTCACGTGTGACTTGTCTTCCCAGTCATCCCCCAGCCCAGTAGGATCTTCCATAACTAGCTGCTCGGAAGACCATACCAAAGgtagcccagcccagcccactGAATACTATCTTTTTAGAAGGCCTGACCTGAGACAAGAAGAAAGCAACGTGGAGTGCAGTGAAGAGGAGGCAAAGGGAGAAGCCACCCAGAACACGATTGAGGGTCAGGTCTATGTGAATGTGTCACCACCTAACCTCAATACAAGCCGGCAGCGCTCCAGGAGCTATGATCAGAACCTGGACAGGAgtcccagcagcaggctgggctccTTGGAGCGCATGGTGAGCTGTCCGGTCAAGCTGAGTGAAAGTCCAGCAATACCCATCCAGAGTTCCCCCCCAAAGCGAGTGACATCTTTTGCTGAACTGGctaaaggcaggaaaaagaacAGCACCTCCCCACCACTCCGGTCCAGTGGTGATTCGTCCTTGGAGTTCTCCCCTATCCCCGAGACACAGCGGGATTGCCCAGCCTTCCTTGAAGAAAGAGCTCGCCGCAGCCAGAGTCTTCCACCCATGCCCTTCGTCCATGGCCTGAACCAGAGCTGCGAGGGCTTCTGTTTAAATCATGCTTTTGGGGACAGCCAGGCTTTGTGTTCCACCAAAGACTCGGTCTCCAGTGAGAAGGTCCCCAGTGGGCATGGGGCAG GTGGTGGCACAGACAGCAAGCCTGTGGTACGCTACAGCAAGGACCAGCGTCCCACAACTCTGCCCATCCAGCCCTTTGTTTTCCAGCACCATTTCAGCAAACCATCCAAGGCCCGTGCTCTGCACAGCCATTTTGCCTCCAGCCTTTCCCAACTCTACAGCTTGTCCAGCAACCGGCCTGCCAGCCAGCAGATCTCCTCCAATTCCCAGTCCTCAGCCTCGGCCACCTCGGCAGAGCAGTCGGCGGGGGTGGGGAGCCAAGCCCACAGCACACTCCTGACCCAGCGCTCAGTGGATGGAGCTGCCTCCCGCAATGATGGCTGCATTAAGAAGCCTGCCCCTGAGACAACCCGGCCATCCCCTCTGGGGAGTTACTCTCCTGTGCGATGCAACGTGCCTTTCTTTCAAAGCGTGGACTCCTCTTCCTCGCCCACAAAGGAGAGGGCTGGAGAGAGCCAGCCCCCCAGGAGCAGGTCCTGCCCCATCTCCGCCAGCCTGCTTTCCACAAGGTCTTCCCCTGCTGTCAGTGCCATGCAGCCCTCCCAAGCCACCAAAGCTGATGCCCTGAGGCAAAAGGAGAACCCCAAGCCAGTTCCCAAGAAGGAGGCACCACTGGAGCCAAGCCCACTGCTCTCCGAGTACCGACTCCGCAGTGGGTCCCTCCCACCCCTCTCGGTGGGCAGTGTGCCCGTGAGCAGAGTGGGGGGCCGTGCAGATCCCCACTGGAGAAGTGGCAGTGAGACCAGCAGCTCTGGTCCCCTGAGCAGCATGGGAATACGGCCCCTCAATG CGAACCACCTCTCCCCCCAAGCGCTGAAGTGGCGGGAGTACAGGCGGAGGAACCCCCTGGGTCTGGACCGCGTTTCAGGGCTGCCCGGCTTAGCAGGCAGCCTAGACAGGAGGCAGCAAGAGCCTCGGCTGAACCGGGGGAACCCCATCTTTGAGCTCCCTGGCACTCTCAACAGCAGCCATTTCCACTGCAAGCTGAACG GACAGTCTATGAGGCAACTCCAGCTTACCTACACTGACTTCTTCCCTGACTACTTCTCACTAGCAGAGAAACCCCCCGCTGAGTTCTGCCTCTCCCCAGATGGCAACACAGAGTCCATCTCCATCGACTTGCTGCAGAAGAAGG GTCTGGTGAAGGCAATCAACACTGCTGTTGACCTGATTGTGGCTCACTTTGGAACCAGCAGGGATCCAGGGGTGAAG GCCAAACTTGGGAACAGCTCCGTGAGCCCCAACGTGGGGCATCTCATCCTGAAATACCTGTGCCCTGCTGTCCGGGACGTTCTGAGTGACGGGCTCAAGGCTTACGTCCTGGACATGATCATTGGCCAGAGGAGGAACATCCCCTGGAGCGTGGTGGAGGCATCCACCCAGCTAG GCCCCTCTACCAAGTTGCTGCACAGCCTCTATAGCAAGATCAGCCAGTACACGGAGCTCACCAACCACACCATGAGGTTCAACGCATTCATCTTTGGCCTCCTCAA TATCCGGTCCTTGGAGTTCTGGTTCAACCACCTCTACAACCATGAAG ATATCATCCTGGCACACTACCAGCCAGTGGGCTTCTTGTGCCTGTCTCACAGCGTGTGCCAGCCTCTTTTCGAggagctcctgctcctgctccagcctctctccctgctgcccttCAACCTAGACCTCCTTTTCGAGCACCACCTGATGCAGAtggggaaagagcagcagcagcagaaggagctgctgcgtgtgaagcaggacctgctgctttctgcacacTCCACCCTGCAGCTGATGCGGACGCGGGGCAGCAGTGAGGATCCCGATGGCTGCAGCACCGCCCCTGAAGCATGCAAAGTGGGTGCCAGAGATGGTGACATCTCACCAGGCCACAGCCCCCAGCAAGCTGCAAGTGAGAGGGTCAAAGGGGTGGGGGCCTCCTGTGGAGATGGTGACAGGGAGGAAGAGCGGAGGAGGATGCGAGAGAGCAcgtgggaggggaggaaggacaAGCAGGCGGGCTGGTGGTACCAGCTCATGCAGAGCTCTCAGATATACATCGAGGGCTCAGCTGAAGGCTCAAAGTTCATCCACtatgagaagaagaagaaggcTTTGAATACTGTGCCCAGGTTAGCAGAGACCCGCAAGGCACCACCCCCCCGCGAAGGGGTGGTGGAGGGTGCAGAGGCTTGCCCCATTGCTGAGGGCACCTTGGAGGAGAGGCCCAAGGCTGCCAGCAAGCCAAGTCCTCAAGCCGTGGAAGAGCCCTTGGAAAAGCCCCAGCAGGTACCGGTCAGTGAAGAGGTGAAGGAACGGAGCTGGCCCTTCTGGATGGGCAGCCCCCCAGATTCAGTGCTTACAGAGCTGAAGCGCAGCAAGGAGAAGGAGACTGGGACTCAGCAAAgagtgggagcagcagcagcagccccccaagAGGAAAGCAGCACCAGTGCATCAGAGGGCAGCCAGCCCATCAAGTGGGGACACTTGTTTGGGTCCAGGAAGGTGCAAAAAGAGCCCAAGCAGCCTAACAG GTTGCCctctggctggctgagcttggaCAAGTCCGTGTTCCAGCTGGTGGCCCAGACGGTCGGGGCAAGCATGTGGCGAGAAGCAGCCCATGAGCCGGAGCCCCCCCGGCCAGAGCCATCTGAAGTGCCCCCCGCGGCACGGCCGGCCCGGGGGTTGTCTCCCCACCCTCCCTG tgAGGTGAAAGCTCTTTGCCATCACATTGCCACCGAGGCGGGACAGCTGAGCTTCAACAAGGGGGACATCCTGCAGGTCATCTCCAAGGTGGATGGTGACTGGCTACAGTGCAGCCTCGGCTCCGAGAAGGGACTGGTGCCCATCATGTACGTCACCCACCCAGAGGACGAGGACTATTGA